The sequence below is a genomic window from Ruminiclostridium josui JCM 17888.
TGCTAAATTATTTGAAAGTAACCCAGTTACTGTTACCAGCTTTAATATTATCAAAAAACCGATTGCTACTAGTAAATTCATGAAAGGCCCTGCAAGGGAAACAAGAATGTCATCTCTTCTGGGTTTTTTGTAATGTCGTGGGTTAGTCATAACAGGCTTTGCCCAACCAAATCCTACAAGAAGAATCATAATAAATCCAATAATATCTATATGGGCTCTGGGGTCTAGAGTAATCCTTCCTTGAGCTCTAGGGGTAGGATCACCAAGTTTGTCAGCGGTAAGTGCATGTGCAAATTCATGCAGTACAAACCCCAAAAGTATTCCCGGTATAATCATCAACTTATATATTATATACTCACGTGAAAAAAGCATATTTCCTCCATGCCTGAAAGGCGGTCTTTATTAGCATCTTCTTTGAAGTCGCTGTATAAATTTTACTAAAACTTTAATAATATGTCTACCATCGCAATGATATTGTAATTATTGTCCCATTTATGATAAGATTAAAAGGTTGAAAAAATATATTACATAAATAATTAAGGTGGTAGTTGATGGAAAGCTCCCTTACAAAGGCCTGTACTTTAAAGCTTGACAATTTTGAAGGTCCATTTGATTTATTGTTTCATTTATTTGAAAAAAATCAGGTGGATATTTATGATATACCTATAAGTTCTATAACAGACCAATATCTTGATTATTTGTATACCATGCAGCAGCTTGACCTTGAAGTGGCAAGTGAGTTTCTTATAATGGCTGCAACGCTTTTGCATATAAAGTCAAAGACCCTTCTTCCAAGCAAAAAAGAAGAAAAGCAAGAGGAACAAGACCCAAGGGAAGAGCTGGTTAGACGTTTGGTTGAATATAAGAGGTATAAGGAATTTACAAAAGAACTTAAAGAGATGGAAAAGAAATGGGATAGAGTTACTTTCAGACTTCCGGAAGCCATTGATTTACCCGTTAGAGAGGAAATCATGGAAATAGATCCCCAGGTTTTGCGGCAGCAGTATATTGCAATATTGAACAGAAATAAGAAAAAAATAAATTTGGGTGCAAAAAATATCACAAAGCTTGTAGAACATGAAAAAGTTTCCCTTCGCAGTAAAATGAGAGAGGTAATAAAACAGTTGATACACAGGGTTTCCTTTAAGTTCTCGGAGCTTTTTTCCTTTAAAACCAAGTCCAAGACAGAGGTTGTAACAGGTTTTATGGCGATTTTGGAACTGGCTAAGATGAAGAAGGTCAAGATTGTTCAGAATCAGCAATTTTCGGATATTCATGTAATCAGTAATGCAGAGAATGAAAAAGAAGAATATGAGTTATATGATGATATAGATGAAAACATAAGTGAATTCTAGAACTAGCTGTAAAATGGAGGTCAAAATGGAAATCAGTACTATAGAGTGCGTAATTGAAAGTCTTATTTTTTCCTACGGAGATCCTTTACCACTGGATAAAATATGCGAAATACTAGAATTGGATAAAAAAACTGCAAGAAGCATAATTAAAAATATGATGGATTCGTATAACACATCTAACAGGGGTATTATTATAAGAGAAATCAATGATAAATACCAGATGTGCTCAAAACCCGAATATTTTGATTATGTATCAAAACTTTATCAAATCAGGCAGAAACAGGCTCTTTCACAGGCAGCATATGAAGTCCTTGCGATTATTGCATATAATCAACCAATAACAAAGGCCAAGATTGAGCAAATAAGGGGTGTTAATTCCGATAGTGCAGTTACAAGACTCATGGAAAGAAACCTCATTAAAGAAGCAGGGAAATTGGATGCTCCGGGAAGACCTAGATTGTATGAAACCACCGATGAGTTTTTAAGATGTTTTGGATTTAAATCTCTTAGAGATTTGCCGTTGTTGGATATTGACGATTTAAGTGAACTCAGTCTTCAGGAACTAGTTGATGAAGTACAAGTAGAGGATGATAAGTGATTTAAAATTGTAAAACATGTCAAAAATAACCAAGAGGTGATTCCCTTGGTTATTTTTTTTATTGCTATAATAACAATTTGCATTTTTTTAACTATAATCTTGAATATCAGACTGACATTGGGTTTTACAGCAAAACTGCAAAACAAGGACTGTTCGGTTTTTATTACTATATATTCATTTAGAAATAAAGTTGTTAAAAACATAATGATATATCCTGTTCCCAAAAAGAATAAAAAGCATAAGAGAAAAAAGGTAAATGGAAAAAGAGACTTGAAAGAGTTAAGAAGAACATTGCAGGTATTGAGAAGACTTTTCAGAAGATCTTTGATAATAAAAGACTTCAAACTTCATGTTAAAGAAGGATGCGGAGATGCATTTAATACGGCTATTTTATATGGCTTTATATGGAGCATGATAGGAATAATAGAAAGTCGGATTTTTACGCAATATAAAGTTAAAAATAAGGAAATTAATGTTGAGGCCGATTTTAATGGAAAATATATTAAAGTAAACTTTGACTGCATATTTAGCCTAAAAATTGTAAATATTATTACTGTAGCTAAAGTAATTATCATACTGTACTTAAAAAATAGAAAGGGCGGTGGTGCTGGTGTCAAATCATCCAATAGAAGGCTTAATGACTACAGCAATGCAAAGTATCAAGGAAATGGTTGATGTTAATACAATAGTTGGTGATGCAGTGCAAGCACCTGACGGAACTGTTATTATACCTATTTCTAAGGTTTGTTTTGGGTTTGCAGCAGGAGGAGGAGACTATGGTGAAAATTCTTCCAATAATTCACAGGAAGAACAAGATACTGGGAAATTTCCATTTGCAGGAGGTAGTGGAGCAGGTGTTTCAATAAATCCTGTGGCATTTATGGTATGCGGACAGAATCAAATAAAGCTACTACCAGTAAATGTAAATTCTTCTGTTGACAAAATTCTAGATATGGTTCCGGATTTAGTTCAAAAAGCAAGCGACTTGATAAACGAAAAAATGTCCAAATCCAAAGGCGAAAATTCAAAACACAAAAAAGAAGATAAAAAAGAGGACAGTGAGAAGTCCAAAGAATAATATAAGTTTTTCGTTAAAGCAAAACAACAACTGACAAAGGACAATGCGACTTTTTTGTAAGTTGTTGTTTTACTTAACGTAGTTTTATGCCGCCTGTAAGCTCTCATAATGTTGACTCATTTAAAAATCAAATATAGAATAAAAGGTACCACTAAAATTTATATAAGGGATATTATGAATGTTAGAAATCAGATTACAGAAATTTTTAGCACATGCCGGAATAGCTTCCAGAAGAAAAGCAGAAGAAATGATTAAACAGGGTAGAGTTGCTGTGAATAACGTCATTGTGGAGAACATGGGGGTTACGGTATCAAGCAATGATGTTGTAACCGTAGACGGAGTTCCCGTTATAACGGAAGAGAAAAAAGTGTATATAATGCTGAATAAGCCTGTGGGTTTTGTTTCTACAAGCAAAGACCAGTTTGGACGACCAACGGTTATTGATTTGGTAAAGGATGTGGAAATGAGAATATATCCTGTCGGGAGGCTTGACTATGATACATCAGGTCTTATTCTTCTTACCAATGACGGTGATTTCACATACCGACTAACCCATCCAAAACATGAGATAAATAAGGTTTATGAGGCTGTCATTTCTGGTTTTCCTAAGGACAATGAAATTAAAAGGTTTGAAGCTGGATTGAAAATAGAAGATTATCAAACTTCTCCAGCAAAATTTCTGGTTTTAGATAAACAGGGAGTTAATACCCTTGTCCGGATTACCATCCATGAAGGAAAAAACAGACAGGTGAGAAAGATGTGCGAAGCCATAGGCCACAAAGTTCTGACATTAAAAAGAATTCAGATAGGGCCTATAGCTCTGGGTAACCTTCCCGAAGGAAAGTGGAGACATCTTTCTGATAATGAAATAAAAACCTTATATTAATAATTATACATATAACTGTAAGCACCAAGAGCAAGAATAACCAATACAATAACTATATATACAAAGGCAAGTGCAATAGACACAATTGCCAAGATACCTTGGATTTTAAAGTACTTTTTAAGATAGGAAAACAAATTGTACAGTACGTTGGGATTCTTAAAATCTGCATATTCCTTGACGGTCTTAGATGCATTTGTAAGGGAAATACCTGCAAATATCATAGGAACACCAATTGCTGCAGATATAATACCTATACAAGTTATCGCACCGATTACAATTGTAAAAATTCCTAAGAATTTCATCCACCCGGATAGACTGTTTATAATGGAATTATAAAAATCCGGTTGAGGCGTCTGCTGATACTGATATGGGTAGTCAACTTGCGGACGCTGATAGGTATTGGTGTTAGTTGCTGTTGATTGAGGCTTTTCCTGTAAAACAATATCTGATTCATTATATTGCTCCATAATTAAATCTCCTTAATACAAGTTTTAGTATGTGTGTTTAAATTATAGCATAAAAAACGTGATTAAAATATATCAACCATAAGTAAAGTTAGCGAAAAGGAGAGTTTTTGATGTGTATTTTAAAAAATTCATTATACCAATCCCATGAAATTATTACACGTGTGGTCTGTAATGGTGATACAGTTGTTGATGCGACTGCCGGAAATGGACACGATACAGCATTTATGGCAAGACTTGTGGGTGCCGATGGGCAGGTTTATGCCTTTGACATCCAAGAATCAGCACTAAATACCACAAAGAATAGGTTGGAAGCTGAAAATCTTCTAAGCAGGGTTAAACTGGTACATGATGGCCATCAAAATATGCAAAAGTATGTAAATAAACCTATTAAAGCTGCTATGTTTAACCTGGGATATCTTCCTGGCGGAGACCATAACATAGGTACTAAAGGCGGAACTACTATCGAGGCTATAAAAAGTGCTATGGAACTGGTAGTTCCTCACGGAATAATCAGTATTGTTGTATACTACGGGGGAGACAGCGGTTTTGATGAAAAGAACGAAGTTATAAACTATATTAAAACAATAGACTGTAAAAAATTCAGTGTAATGCAAACAGAGTTTGTTAATCAAATAAACTGCCCACCAATTCTTGTTTGTTTGGAGAAACTTTGATAGTCATACCATTGTAAGCTTATTTTTAGATGGTATTATCATTATAATAGGAGTATTTTGTCGTATTCTGAAGAAATAGGTTTTGAGTCCTTGTTCACATAATTAAATGCCAACCGTATTATGTAAAATCGATGTTCTATAAAATAAAATTATGATATGAGTATATAAGCCCTATATTGACATTCTTTTCCTTATATGATATAATTATTACTAGGTAATAATAACTAATAATAGTTATAAGACTGCCGGATAAATTATCAGCTTTGAGAATTGACACGTGATTTATATAATAATTTATCTAGTATATTTTTAAAGAGGTGATTACATGTCACAAATTGAAAAGATACAAAATCTAAAAAACATGAAGATAACTATAGCTCAGGGCGGCGGTGAAGAGAAGATAGCAAAAAGACACGCAGATGGAAAGCTGTCTGCCAGAGAAAGAATCGACTTATTATTTGACGATAACAGTTTTGTTGAAGTAGATACATTTATAGAATCCAGATGCTTTGACTTCGGCATGCAGAAGAAGAAACTTCCGGGTGACGGGGTTGTGACCGGTTACGGAACGGTTAACGGCAGAAAAGTTTTTGTTGCATCACAAGACTTTACTGTTATAGGCGGCTCATTGGGAGAAATGCACGCAAAAAAGATAACAAAGGTTATGGATATGGCTCTGAAAATGGGAGTACCTTTTATAGCAATTAATGATTCCGGTGGAGCTCGTATAGAGGAAGGTTTGGATGCACTTTCAGGTTATGGAGATATTTTTTATAGAAATACTCTTGCATCAGGAGTTATACCTCAGATATCAGTAATAATGGGACCCTGTGCAGGCGGTGCTGTTTATTCACCTGCCATAACCGACTTTATATTTATGGTAGAGAAAACAAGTCAGATGTTTATTACAGGACCTCAGGTAATCAAGTCTGTTACTGGTGAAGACGTATCAGTTGAAAATCTTGGAGGTGCAGATGTTCATACTGCTGTAAGCGGTGTGGCGCATTTCAAGTCTTCAAGTGAAGAAGAGTGTATTGAAGATATAAAGAGACTTTTAAGTTTTATTCCGGATAATAATGTATCTGATACTATGTACTATGGAGTATCAGATGTTGCTGACAGATTAGTGGAAAGCTTTAATACTATTATCCCAGAAGAATCAAACAAGCCTTACGATATGTATGATGTAATTACTGAAGTAGTAGATGATGGTGATTTTTTTGAAATTCAAAGTTGTTTCGCTCAGAATATTATAATCGGATTTGCTAGAATGAATGGCAAAAGTGTTGGTATAGTTGCGAATCAACCAAAAGTTATGGCCGGCTCTCTTGATATGAATGCAGCTGATAAAGCAGCACGTTTTGTCCGTTTCTGTGATGCTTTCAATATACCTTTAATTTCATTGACAGATGTACCTGCATTCTTGCCAGGTGTGGCGCAGGAGCACAACGGTATAATTCGTCATGGTGCGAAACTCTTATATGCATTCTCAGAAGCAACAGTTCCTAAGATAAATGTTATTCTTAGAAAGGCATATGGCGGAGCGTATATCGCTATGAACAGTAAGACAATAGGAGCAGATATGGTTTTTGCATGGCCATCAGCTGAAATAGCTGTTATGGGACCTGAAGGAGCGGCAAATATCATATTCAAAAAGGATATTACAGCATCTGAAAATCCAGCAGAAACCAGAAAGGAAAAGATTTCAGAATATAAAGATAAATTCTCAAATCCTTATGTAGCAGCATCAAGAGGCTATGTTGATGATGTTATTGAGCCTTCTGAAACAAGAATAAAAATTATATCAGCGCTGGAAATGTTGGATACAAAGAGGGAAAACAGGCCTTCAAAGAAGCATGGCAACATTCCGCTGTAATATAGGACAAATTATCTGGAGGATGGGTGTAATGAATAAATATATAATTAAGGTAAACGGAATTCCTTATGAGGTAGAAGTTCAAGAAGTTGGCGGAGGAAGACCAGGTGCGGCTGTTCCAAAGCCAAAAGCTTACAAGCCCGGACAGACAACAACTGCAAAATCTTCACAACTTCAGGCAGGCAAAGCAGGAGATGTTGTTGCTCCACTGCCGGGAACTGTTTTAAAAGTGAAAGTTAATCTCGGCGATGATGTAAAAAAAGGACAGGTGCTTTTAATACTGGAAGCAATGAAAATGGAGAATGAAATAGTTGCCCAGGTTGATGGTAAAGTAACCGCTTTAACAGTTGAGGCCGGAAAGGCTGTTACTGCTGGAGAATTAATGGTATCTATAGGCTAATAGAGCTGACTTTACCGCAAAGGAGATGGAATAATGGCAGGCGTGAAAATTACCGAAACAGTATTAAGAGACGCTCACCAATCCCTTATAGCAACCAGAATGAAGACCGAAGATATGCTTCCGATTGTTGAGAAGCTTGACAATATAGGGTATCATTCCTTGGAAGCATGGGGTGGAGCTACTTTTGATTCATGTATGAGATTCTTAAATGAAGATCCATGGATGAGACTTAGAAAAATAAAAGATGCTGCTAAAAAGACACCTCTGCAGATGCTTCTGAGAGGTCAGAATCTTTTAGGATATAAACATTATGCAGATGATATAGTAGAATATTTTGTCCAAAAAGCAATTGCAAATGGTATGGACATAATAAGAATATTTGACGCATTGAATGATGTCAGAAATGTTGAGACGGCAATTAAAGCATGCAAAAAAGAAGGCGGCCACGCTCAGGGCTGTATCTGTTACACAATAAGTCCGGTTCATAATCTTGAACTTTTTGTAAGGGATGCAATACAGTTGGAGAGCATAGGAGCAGATTCTATCTGCATTAAGGACATGGCTGGACTTTTAGTACCATATCAGGCGTATGAATTGGTTAAAGCTTTAAAAGAAAGTGTTAAGATACCGATACAACTACACACTCACTGTATAAGCGGTATAGCATCAATGACATATTTGAAGGCTATAGAAGCAGGTGTTGATGTAGTTGACTGTGCAATTTCACCTATGTCAATAGGAACGTCACAGCCGCCTACAGAGTCGTTGGTAACAACCTTAAGGGGAACTGAATTCGATACAGGATTGGATTTGGAAAAACTCAGCGAAATTGCAGACTATTTCAAAACGCTTAAAGAAAAATATATAGAAAGCGGACTATTTGATATAAAGATTATGGGTGTTGACGTTAACTCACTTATTTATCAGGTACCCGGTGGAATGCTTTCGAACCTTGTTTCCCAATTGAAGCAGTTTAATGCTATGGATAAATATGAAGAGGTTCTCAAGGAAGTTCCAAGAGTAAGAGCTGATTTTGGCTATCCTCCACTTGTTACACCATCAAGTCAGATTGTTGGTACTCAAGCGGTACTTAATGTATTAAATGGTGAAAGATACAAGATGGTGCCAAAGGAATCAAAAGGCATTGTAAAGGGAGAATACGGCAAAACACCTGCACCTATTAGTGATGAAATAAAAGCTAAGATTCTGGGGGATGAAGAGCCTATTACATGCCGACCTGCTGACCTTATTGAACCTGAGCTTGAAAAGATTAAAGAAGCTGTTAAGGACTATATAGAGCAGGATGAGGATGTACTTTCATATGCAATGTTCCCACTGGCTGCTGAAAAGTTCTTTAAGCAGCGCATTAAGGATAGAAATAAGGCTACTGCTCCTGCGGCAGAAGGAATAAAACCCGAAGTTGTAGCGGCAATATCTGCTGTAGTTAATGAAATGGCCGAAAGAGACGGTACACAGTACAGAATAGGCAATATCTCAAGGATTAACCAGAATCAGAATAGATGGACTCTGTATGGCATGCTTGAGAGATTCAGAACAAAGCTTTAAAGTATTTTAAAGTATAAAATATAATTATCAATTTTTTGCAATAGCGTGACCTCCATAGTAAACCTGTGGGGGTCTTGTTTGTATTAATTTACACACCCGCTGTGAAGATAAATGAAATTTTGCTTATTACTGAAAAACTCAAGTACAGCAACGTCAGAACCTTTTTTTATATGTTTTCCGCATTTCAGACATACAAAATTTGACTGCTGGATTTGTGTATAACTCAATGTAGGGGTAATATCTTTAATTTTTTGCCAGCTTTTCCATCCAACCTTGCACAGGTTTATCCTTTTATCATAATCAGACAGCACCCATCTGAGAAGTTTGTGGAAATGAAAGGGAAATCTAGTGAATTTTATATAATCATTAGGAAGGCCAAGATTAACTGCATATAGTTCAAAGTTTCTTTCAACAATTTCCTGTATCCGGCCAGTTATCTGTGTCACGTACCAACAAAAGCCTTCTTCTGTTAACCAAGATTTCAGTCTCTCGAACATATAGCCCCTGCAAATTTCAATAGATTCAGACTTTGGTACGCGAAGAGCCGTAAAGGCTTTCTTGGCGATTTCAACAACATCGTCAAGATACAATTTTTTTTTAAAGTTATCGGTATTATAAAGTTCTACTGGAATAATATCAAAGTAATATTCGTTTGTTTCAGGTCTGTAAAAACCGATACATGTGCCACCAACAAAGCTACCGCTGCCTGCATCATCGATTTGAATCATATTCAGCCATTTAACCTCCTAATAATTATATTAATTATTATTAGTATGTTTCGTAATTAATATAATTCTAATAGAAACTTATTTTTCATTACCATGTATTTAAAAAAATGCAATTGCTTGATTTTTTTCCTGCAAAAAGGTAATATATAATTTATATTGTTTGAAAAGTGCATTTGGAGGAGATTATGATGAACAGCCTTAAAAATAATGACTTATTGAGTTTAATACAACAGAAATATAATGATTTCAGTAAGGGCCAAAAGCTCATAGCCAACTATATAACAAACCATTATGACAAGGCGGCATTTG
It includes:
- a CDS encoding site-2 protease family protein, translated to MLFSREYIIYKLMIIPGILLGFVLHEFAHALTADKLGDPTPRAQGRITLDPRAHIDIIGFIMILLVGFGWAKPVMTNPRHYKKPRRDDILVSLAGPFMNLLVAIGFLIILKLVTVTGLLSNNLAVYQNMSYLLSYSAQINVVLFVLNLLPIPFFDGYHVISNIFNTWRYRFFTLLEQYSMIIFILLVFSKVFDKIVGIPASYIFVSLYKAIIL
- a CDS encoding segregation and condensation protein A, encoding MESSLTKACTLKLDNFEGPFDLLFHLFEKNQVDIYDIPISSITDQYLDYLYTMQQLDLEVASEFLIMAATLLHIKSKTLLPSKKEEKQEEQDPREELVRRLVEYKRYKEFTKELKEMEKKWDRVTFRLPEAIDLPVREEIMEIDPQVLRQQYIAILNRNKKKINLGAKNITKLVEHEKVSLRSKMREVIKQLIHRVSFKFSELFSFKTKSKTEVVTGFMAILELAKMKKVKIVQNQQFSDIHVISNAENEKEEYELYDDIDENISEF
- the scpB gene encoding SMC-Scp complex subunit ScpB, yielding MEISTIECVIESLIFSYGDPLPLDKICEILELDKKTARSIIKNMMDSYNTSNRGIIIREINDKYQMCSKPEYFDYVSKLYQIRQKQALSQAAYEVLAIIAYNQPITKAKIEQIRGVNSDSAVTRLMERNLIKEAGKLDAPGRPRLYETTDEFLRCFGFKSLRDLPLLDIDDLSELSLQELVDEVQVEDDK
- a CDS encoding DUF2953 domain-containing protein codes for the protein MIPLVIFFIAIITICIFLTIILNIRLTLGFTAKLQNKDCSVFITIYSFRNKVVKNIMIYPVPKKNKKHKRKKVNGKRDLKELRRTLQVLRRLFRRSLIIKDFKLHVKEGCGDAFNTAILYGFIWSMIGIIESRIFTQYKVKNKEINVEADFNGKYIKVNFDCIFSLKIVNIITVAKVIIILYLKNRKGGGAGVKSSNRRLNDYSNAKYQGNG
- the ytfJ gene encoding GerW family sporulation protein codes for the protein MSNHPIEGLMTTAMQSIKEMVDVNTIVGDAVQAPDGTVIIPISKVCFGFAAGGGDYGENSSNNSQEEQDTGKFPFAGGSGAGVSINPVAFMVCGQNQIKLLPVNVNSSVDKILDMVPDLVQKASDLINEKMSKSKGENSKHKKEDKKEDSEKSKE
- a CDS encoding pseudouridine synthase, producing MLEIRLQKFLAHAGIASRRKAEEMIKQGRVAVNNVIVENMGVTVSSNDVVTVDGVPVITEEKKVYIMLNKPVGFVSTSKDQFGRPTVIDLVKDVEMRIYPVGRLDYDTSGLILLTNDGDFTYRLTHPKHEINKVYEAVISGFPKDNEIKRFEAGLKIEDYQTSPAKFLVLDKQGVNTLVRITIHEGKNRQVRKMCEAIGHKVLTLKRIQIGPIALGNLPEGKWRHLSDNEIKTLY
- a CDS encoding DUF5362 domain-containing protein translates to MEQYNESDIVLQEKPQSTATNTNTYQRPQVDYPYQYQQTPQPDFYNSIINSLSGWMKFLGIFTIVIGAITCIGIISAAIGVPMIFAGISLTNASKTVKEYADFKNPNVLYNLFSYLKKYFKIQGILAIVSIALAFVYIVIVLVILALGAYSYMYNY
- a CDS encoding class I SAM-dependent methyltransferase yields the protein MCILKNSLYQSHEIITRVVCNGDTVVDATAGNGHDTAFMARLVGADGQVYAFDIQESALNTTKNRLEAENLLSRVKLVHDGHQNMQKYVNKPIKAAMFNLGYLPGGDHNIGTKGGTTIEAIKSAMELVVPHGIISIVVYYGGDSGFDEKNEVINYIKTIDCKKFSVMQTEFVNQINCPPILVCLEKL
- a CDS encoding acyl-CoA carboxylase subunit beta — encoded protein: MSQIEKIQNLKNMKITIAQGGGEEKIAKRHADGKLSARERIDLLFDDNSFVEVDTFIESRCFDFGMQKKKLPGDGVVTGYGTVNGRKVFVASQDFTVIGGSLGEMHAKKITKVMDMALKMGVPFIAINDSGGARIEEGLDALSGYGDIFYRNTLASGVIPQISVIMGPCAGGAVYSPAITDFIFMVEKTSQMFITGPQVIKSVTGEDVSVENLGGADVHTAVSGVAHFKSSSEEECIEDIKRLLSFIPDNNVSDTMYYGVSDVADRLVESFNTIIPEESNKPYDMYDVITEVVDDGDFFEIQSCFAQNIIIGFARMNGKSVGIVANQPKVMAGSLDMNAADKAARFVRFCDAFNIPLISLTDVPAFLPGVAQEHNGIIRHGAKLLYAFSEATVPKINVILRKAYGGAYIAMNSKTIGADMVFAWPSAEIAVMGPEGAANIIFKKDITASENPAETRKEKISEYKDKFSNPYVAASRGYVDDVIEPSETRIKIISALEMLDTKRENRPSKKHGNIPL
- a CDS encoding biotin/lipoyl-containing protein; amino-acid sequence: MNKYIIKVNGIPYEVEVQEVGGGRPGAAVPKPKAYKPGQTTTAKSSQLQAGKAGDVVAPLPGTVLKVKVNLGDDVKKGQVLLILEAMKMENEIVAQVDGKVTALTVEAGKAVTAGELMVSIG
- a CDS encoding oxaloacetate decarboxylase subunit alpha produces the protein MAGVKITETVLRDAHQSLIATRMKTEDMLPIVEKLDNIGYHSLEAWGGATFDSCMRFLNEDPWMRLRKIKDAAKKTPLQMLLRGQNLLGYKHYADDIVEYFVQKAIANGMDIIRIFDALNDVRNVETAIKACKKEGGHAQGCICYTISPVHNLELFVRDAIQLESIGADSICIKDMAGLLVPYQAYELVKALKESVKIPIQLHTHCISGIASMTYLKAIEAGVDVVDCAISPMSIGTSQPPTESLVTTLRGTEFDTGLDLEKLSEIADYFKTLKEKYIESGLFDIKIMGVDVNSLIYQVPGGMLSNLVSQLKQFNAMDKYEEVLKEVPRVRADFGYPPLVTPSSQIVGTQAVLNVLNGERYKMVPKESKGIVKGEYGKTPAPISDEIKAKILGDEEPITCRPADLIEPELEKIKEAVKDYIEQDEDVLSYAMFPLAAEKFFKQRIKDRNKATAPAAEGIKPEVVAAISAVVNEMAERDGTQYRIGNISRINQNQNRWTLYGMLERFRTKL